A genomic window from Candidatus Binatia bacterium includes:
- a CDS encoding HD domain-containing protein, whose translation MNLSSRFDQALQYAAAIHREQIRKGTEIPYLAHLLGVASIALEYGANEDEAIGALLHDAAEDAGGLARIDDIRRRFGDTVAAIVEGCTDSVVVPKPPWRKRKEDYLARLPSASPSVRLVSASDKLHNARAILSDYRRHGEALWSRFTGGREGTLWYYRALADAFGAVEKSSLVEELRRVVSEIERLSGK comes from the coding sequence ATGAACCTGTCATCCAGATTCGACCAGGCGCTTCAGTACGCGGCCGCCATCCACAGGGAACAGATTCGCAAGGGAACCGAGATCCCCTATCTGGCCCATCTGCTGGGCGTTGCGAGCATCGCCCTCGAATACGGCGCGAACGAGGACGAAGCGATCGGCGCCTTGCTCCACGACGCCGCCGAGGACGCCGGCGGACTCGCGCGCATCGACGATATACGCCGGCGTTTCGGCGACACCGTCGCCGCGATCGTCGAGGGCTGCACGGACTCCGTCGTCGTGCCGAAGCCGCCGTGGCGCAAGCGCAAGGAGGATTATCTCGCGCGTCTCCCATCCGCATCCCCGTCCGTGCGGCTGGTATCGGCTTCGGACAAGCTCCACAACGCGCGGGCGATTCTCAGCGACTATCGGCGGCACGGCGAGGCGCTGTGGTCGCGCTTTACCGGCGGGCGGGAAGGCACGCTGTGGTACTACCGTGCGCTCGCCGATGCGTTCGGAGCCGTCGAAAAAAGCTCGCTGGTCGAAGAATTGCGCCGCGTGGTTTCGGAAATCGAACGATTGAGCGGCAAGTAG
- a CDS encoding DUF2846 domain-containing protein produces MPTCPVDLDRSARLRSVALLALLVLFAGCAPVRPRFSQTDFATQPAPADKARIIFLRLNDSYLGAEWARLGIAGATVGRLARGEFLVVDIAPGEHEISVEEEKAKGRFAFRMNFEAGQIYDMQVTRREEQRNYQATGAFAAIIKLVAPSLIDEENPFMLAPVEPWEVLKMLQGLELSEPAN; encoded by the coding sequence ATGCCCACTTGCCCCGTAGACCTGGATCGAAGCGCGCGCCTCAGGTCCGTTGCGCTCCTCGCGCTGCTGGTCCTCTTCGCCGGCTGTGCGCCGGTTCGGCCGAGATTTTCGCAGACGGACTTTGCCACGCAGCCGGCGCCTGCGGATAAAGCCAGAATCATTTTTCTCCGCCTGAACGACTCCTACCTCGGAGCGGAATGGGCGCGTCTGGGTATCGCCGGCGCAACCGTGGGGAGGCTGGCGCGGGGCGAATTTCTGGTTGTCGATATCGCGCCGGGCGAGCATGAAATTTCGGTCGAGGAGGAAAAGGCGAAAGGGCGGTTCGCGTTCAGGATGAACTTCGAGGCCGGGCAGATCTACGATATGCAGGTTACCCGTAGGGAGGAGCAGAGAAACTATCAGGCGACGGGCGCGTTTGCCGCGATCATCAAACTCGTCGCTCCGTCCCTGATCGACGAAGAGAACCCGTTTATGCTGGCACCGGTCGAGCCGTGGGAGGTGTTGAAGATGTTGCAAGGACTCGAGCTTTCCGAACCGGCAAACTGA
- a CDS encoding ABC transporter substrate-binding protein → MLCLACLAAIPSTALAQGPGLKKIHVGVPAVSMGNIVIFVAKEAKLFEKHGLDADPVVMQGSGIVSRALVAGSVAIAPVATPTVMNAVLAGSDMVILAHTMPGVVQSLMVRADIKRDEDLKGKTIGVTTFGSLTDFLVRYLAKRKGLSPDKDFALLQIGADPERLIALKQGKIQGATLSHPAFILAQRAGFNVLWDFFKDVEYPWSEIATTRSQIQRDRDLVLRYMRAHLEGIALFKKDPEFGRKVIKKMLRLDDDSLAQESWELFAKHRLPTPYPNLKGMKTSYEYVAMTRPDVTKHKPEEFVDSSFVEELDKSGFIKKLYEK, encoded by the coding sequence ATGCTCTGTCTCGCCTGCCTGGCCGCGATCCCATCCACCGCTCTTGCGCAGGGCCCGGGACTGAAAAAAATCCACGTCGGCGTGCCCGCGGTCAGCATGGGCAATATCGTCATCTTCGTCGCCAAAGAAGCGAAGCTGTTTGAAAAGCACGGCCTCGACGCCGACCCCGTCGTCATGCAAGGCTCGGGAATCGTCTCTAGAGCGTTGGTCGCGGGCAGCGTGGCGATCGCCCCGGTGGCAACCCCGACGGTGATGAACGCGGTGCTCGCCGGCTCGGACATGGTGATCCTGGCGCACACGATGCCCGGCGTCGTGCAGTCGCTGATGGTGCGAGCGGACATCAAGCGCGACGAAGACTTGAAGGGCAAGACGATCGGCGTGACGACGTTCGGCTCGCTCACTGATTTTCTCGTGCGCTATCTCGCGAAACGAAAGGGGCTCAGTCCCGACAAAGACTTCGCTCTGCTGCAGATCGGCGCCGACCCCGAGCGGCTCATCGCGCTCAAACAGGGAAAAATCCAAGGGGCGACGTTGTCCCACCCCGCCTTCATTCTGGCTCAGCGGGCCGGCTTCAACGTCTTGTGGGACTTTTTTAAAGACGTGGAATATCCCTGGAGCGAGATCGCCACGACGCGCTCGCAGATCCAGCGCGACCGCGATCTCGTGCTGCGCTACATGCGCGCCCATCTCGAGGGCATCGCGCTGTTTAAAAAAGATCCGGAATTCGGCAGGAAGGTGATCAAGAAGATGCTCCGGCTCGACGACGATTCGCTGGCCCAGGAGTCGTGGGAGCTTTTTGCCAAGCACCGTCTTCCGACGCCGTACCCGAACTTGAAGGGGATGAAAACGAGCTACGAATACGTGGCGATGACGCGCCCCGACGTCACCAAGCACAAGCCCGAAGAGTTCGTGGACTCGAGCTTTGTCGAGGAGCTGGACAAAAGCGGGTTCATCAAGAAGCTGTATGAAAAGTAA
- a CDS encoding ABC transporter substrate-binding protein, with product MKALLRIIALLLSCLFSAPADAQGLPKVRAAYTSIAIQMTPLYLMKELDLPRKHGLDVELLYIPVSSRAIQAALAGEISFLTSGGVANINANMGGADFVGLTATLNTFTFKIISQPEIRELGALKGKRIGISRLGGASDFSIRYALDRWGLVPDRDAAILQIGGEPELVAALQGKTIDAAVISEPFATAALRAGAHLLFDLSRLDVPYTLHGIGTRKSLVRERRETAIGYMKAYLEGIQLFKTRKDLALATLKKYARLDDLSLMQNVYQEYSQRLIRAVPYPSPEGIQTILDHLAKSRPQAKTLNPNDFIDSSILKEIEDSGFVKRLYKQ from the coding sequence ATGAAAGCGTTACTGAGAATTATCGCGCTGCTCCTGTCCTGTCTTTTTTCGGCTCCGGCCGATGCTCAGGGGCTTCCCAAAGTCCGCGCCGCGTACACCTCGATCGCGATTCAGATGACGCCGCTCTATTTGATGAAGGAGCTCGACCTTCCGCGCAAGCATGGGCTGGATGTGGAGCTGCTGTATATTCCGGTCAGCTCGAGAGCGATCCAAGCCGCCTTGGCGGGCGAGATCAGCTTCCTTACGAGCGGCGGCGTTGCCAACATCAACGCCAACATGGGCGGCGCCGACTTTGTCGGCCTCACGGCAACGCTCAACACTTTCACCTTCAAGATAATTTCACAGCCCGAAATCCGCGAACTCGGCGCGTTGAAAGGCAAGCGCATCGGCATCTCGCGCCTGGGCGGCGCAAGCGATTTTTCGATTCGCTATGCCCTCGATCGCTGGGGGCTCGTGCCCGATAGAGATGCGGCGATTCTCCAAATCGGCGGCGAACCCGAGCTGGTCGCGGCGCTGCAGGGAAAGACGATCGACGCGGCGGTGATATCCGAGCCTTTCGCGACGGCCGCCCTGAGAGCGGGAGCGCATCTTCTCTTCGATCTAAGCCGCCTGGACGTCCCCTACACACTGCACGGGATCGGCACGCGCAAGAGCCTCGTGCGCGAGCGCCGCGAGACGGCGATCGGTTACATGAAGGCCTATCTCGAAGGGATACAACTCTTTAAGACCAGGAAGGACCTTGCTCTCGCCACTCTGAAAAAATACGCCCGCCTGGATGATCTCTCTTTGATGCAGAACGTCTATCAGGAATACTCCCAGCGGCTGATTCGCGCCGTTCCTTACCCCAGTCCGGAGGGAATCCAGACCATCCTCGATCATCTGGCTAAAAGCCGACCGCAAGCCAAAACGCTCAATCCCAATGACTTCATCGATTCCTCTATCTTAAAGGAAATCGAAGATAGCGGGTTCGTAAAGCGGCTTTACAAGCAATGA